From Streptomyces sp. NBC_00683, one genomic window encodes:
- a CDS encoding leucyl aminopeptidase, with translation MTALTLSTAGAATLRADALVVGIAKGTGSKAGALVVAPGAEAVDKAFDGKLATVLETLGASGAEGEVTKLPAPSGLKVPVVVAVGLGPVPEKDDAYDAEALRRAAGSAARALTGTKKAGFALPTESSEDAEAIAEGALLGAYAFTAYQGGENKLAPKGKKDNGAKLPLAEVALLGTKPRDKAFKAAAERATAVVEEINRARDLINTPPNDLYPESFAAVATAAGKEHGIKVQVLDEKALVKGGFGGLLGVGQGSTHGPRLVRLGYTHPKAEKTLALVGKGITYDSGGISLKPAGHNETMKCDMSGAAAVFAAVVAASRLGLQVNVTGWLALAENMPSGNATRPGDVLHMYSGKTVEVLNTDAEGRLVLADALTRASEENPDAIVDVATLTGAMVLALGNRTFGVMANDDAFRTAIHEIAEEVGEASWPMPLPADLRKGMDSPTADIANMGERMGGGLVAGLFLQEFVGEGIAWAHLDIAGPAFHEGAPYGYTPKGGTGSAVRTLVKLAERTAAGDLG, from the coding sequence GTGACTGCTCTCACTCTCAGCACCGCAGGTGCGGCGACGCTGCGCGCCGACGCACTCGTCGTCGGCATCGCCAAGGGCACTGGGTCCAAGGCCGGGGCCCTGGTCGTCGCACCGGGCGCCGAGGCCGTGGACAAGGCGTTCGACGGAAAGCTCGCCACCGTCCTGGAGACCCTGGGCGCCTCCGGTGCCGAGGGCGAAGTGACCAAGCTTCCCGCACCGTCCGGTCTCAAGGTCCCCGTCGTCGTCGCGGTCGGGCTCGGCCCGGTCCCGGAGAAGGACGACGCGTACGACGCGGAGGCACTGCGTCGCGCCGCCGGCAGCGCCGCCCGTGCGCTGACCGGGACGAAGAAGGCCGGTTTCGCACTGCCGACGGAGTCCTCCGAGGACGCCGAGGCCATCGCCGAGGGCGCCCTGCTGGGCGCGTACGCCTTCACCGCCTACCAGGGCGGCGAGAACAAGCTCGCCCCCAAGGGCAAGAAGGACAACGGCGCGAAGCTGCCGCTCGCCGAGGTCGCCCTGCTCGGCACCAAGCCGCGCGACAAGGCGTTCAAGGCCGCCGCGGAGCGCGCCACCGCGGTCGTCGAGGAGATCAACCGCGCCCGCGACCTGATCAACACCCCGCCGAACGACCTGTACCCCGAGTCCTTCGCCGCGGTCGCCACCGCCGCCGGCAAGGAGCACGGCATCAAGGTCCAGGTCCTCGACGAGAAGGCTCTCGTCAAGGGCGGCTTCGGCGGCCTGCTGGGCGTCGGCCAGGGCTCGACGCACGGCCCCCGCCTCGTCCGGCTCGGCTACACCCACCCGAAGGCGGAGAAGACCCTCGCCCTGGTCGGCAAGGGCATCACCTACGACTCGGGCGGCATCTCGCTCAAGCCGGCCGGCCACAACGAGACGATGAAGTGCGACATGAGCGGCGCCGCCGCCGTGTTCGCCGCCGTCGTCGCGGCCTCCCGTCTCGGCCTCCAGGTCAATGTCACCGGCTGGCTGGCCCTCGCCGAGAACATGCCGTCGGGCAACGCCACCCGGCCGGGTGACGTGCTGCACATGTACAGCGGCAAGACCGTCGAGGTCCTCAACACCGACGCCGAGGGCCGGCTCGTCCTCGCCGACGCGCTGACCCGCGCCTCGGAGGAGAACCCCGACGCGATCGTCGACGTGGCGACCCTGACGGGCGCGATGGTCCTCGCCCTCGGCAACCGCACCTTCGGCGTGATGGCCAACGACGACGCCTTCCGTACGGCCATCCACGAGATCGCCGAGGAGGTCGGCGAGGCGTCCTGGCCGATGCCGCTCCCCGCCGACCTGCGCAAGGGCATGGACTCCCCGACCGCCGACATCGCCAACATGGGCGAGCGGATGGGCGGCGGCCTGGTGGCCGGCCTGTTCCTGCAGGAGTTCGTGGGCGAGGGCATCGCCTGGGCCCACCTGGACATCGCGGGACCCGCCTTCCACGAGGGCGCGCCCTACGGCTACACGCCCAAGGGCGGCACCGGATCCGCGGTCCGCACCCTGGTCAAGCTGGCGGAGCGCACGGCCGCCGGCGACCTCGGCTGA